In a single window of the Oryzomonas sagensis genome:
- a CDS encoding RrF2 family transcriptional regulator produces the protein ALKALYHLAGQPASQPVLISDLAKAGNIPKKFLEFILLSLRKGGILQSRIGKGGGYYLASPPARITLGSVVRILEGDLAPVQCLSETNYAKCDECDDEAICGIRLVMVDVNQALARVLDSLTLADMLERSETERSKRANVLD, from the coding sequence ACGCGCTCAAGGCGCTCTATCATCTGGCCGGGCAGCCCGCCTCCCAGCCGGTATTGATTTCCGACCTGGCCAAGGCCGGGAACATCCCCAAGAAGTTTCTGGAGTTCATCCTCCTGTCCCTGCGCAAGGGCGGCATCCTCCAGAGCAGGATCGGCAAGGGGGGCGGCTACTACCTGGCATCCCCGCCCGCCAGGATTACCCTGGGCAGCGTGGTGCGGATCCTGGAGGGTGACCTGGCGCCGGTGCAGTGCTTGAGCGAGACCAACTATGCCAAGTGCGACGAATGCGACGACGAGGCGATCTGCGGCATCCGGCTGGTGATGGTGGATGTCAACCAGGCCCTGGCCCGGGTGCTGGACAGCCTGACCCTGGCGGACATGCTCGAGCGGAGCGAAACCGAGCGGAGCAAACGGGCAAACGTGCTGGATTT